The Chloroflexota bacterium genomic sequence CGCCCCAGTCCGGTGTCGGGGGTGGCAGGCCCAGGCCCAGGAAGCCGAGCGTGCCGATGGCGAAGATGGCGTAGCCCACGCGCAGCATAGCGTCAATGATGAGCGGGCCCCGCGCGTTGGGCAGAATCTCCACGAACATAATGCGCCAGTCGCTATCGCCGCGCAGTTTCGCCGCCGCGACGAAATCGCGCGCACGGATGTCCAGCGTCAGACTGCGCACCAGCCGCGCAATTCCCGGCGCCCCCACAAACGTGATCGCCAGCACCACGTTCAGCGCCGACGGGCCAATTGCCGAGATGATGATGAGGTACAGCAGAATCGTCGGGAACGCCATAATGGCGTCCAGGATGCGCATCACCACCTCGTCTATCAGGCCGCCGTAGTAGCCCCCAATGAGTCCGAGCAGCGTGCCCAGCGCCACAGAGCAAAGCACCGAGATGGGCGCGAGGAGCAGAATCGTGCGGCTACCGTAGATCAGACGCGACAGAATGTCTCGGCCCAACTGGTCGGTGCCAAGCGGGTACAGGGCGCTGGGGCCCTGGTTGATCGCCGAGGAATCCTGGGCGAAGGGGCTATGGGGCGCCAGAAGCGGCGCGAAGATGGCCACTAGCACCCAGAAAAACACGATACTCAGCCCCACCACCGCCACTCGCGAGCGAAAGATGACGGACGCCGACTCCCACGCCCGCCGCCATTTGCGCTTCCTTGTGCTATACGTCTGGTCCAAGTCCGCTGCGACGGTCATGCGCATTTCTCCTTGCAGCCTGCCATGTCCAACAGCCCCCGAATTACGTGTAACGAATGCGCGGATTGAGGAATGTGTAGATAATATCTGCGATCAGTTGTGTCCCCACGGCCAGAGCCACCATCACCATGGCCCCCGCTTCAATGGCATTGATATCCTTGAACAACGCCGAATCCAGCATATACATCCCCAGACCCGGGTAGCCGAACACCGACTCCACAACCACAATCCCGCCGATAAGCCAGTTCACGTGGAGCATGATGACGGTTATCGGGGCCATCAGCGCGTTGCGCACGGCGTGCTTGAAGACGATGCGCCAGTAGGGCAGGCCCTTCAGGAACGCCGTGCGGATATACGGCGCGTTCATGACCTCAATCATGCTGGCGCGCGTCATGCGGGTAACGTAGCCCACCTCCACCAGTGTCAGGGTGAGCACGGGCAGGATGAGCAACTTCGGCTGCATGTACGGCGCCACATCGCTCACGAACACCGTCGCGCCGGGCAGCACCTTAAGCCAGAACGCAAACAGCAGGATGAGAAACACTCCGCTGGCGAACTCCGGCACGGATGTGGTAACAAGGCTGAAAATGGAGATAGTACGATCCAGCGCGCGGCCCTCCTTCAGCCCCGCCAGGATGCCCAACAGCAGCGCGATGGGCATGATGATGACGAAGGCGATGCCCGCCAGCACGAACGAGTTGCGCAGCCGCCGCACGAGGGTAGGCCCGACCGGCTTGTTGGTGCGCAGCGAGATGCCCGGGTCGCCTCGCAGCAGCCCCTTGCGCAGCGGATAGTACTCCACGCCGCTGGCCTCGGTCATGGTGCGGCCCGCCGAGGCGGGGCCGACTTTCTGCGCCTCCTCGCCTTTGCGCCATAGGACGACGTGGTCGGCGGTGTCGACGCCCCAGAAGATTTCGCTGCCATCCTCGGCGACCTGCCAATCCTCAAAGAGAACTTCGTCGCGGGTTCCGTCGGGAGCGACGCGAATCTCTATCAGGCCCGTGTCCTTCTTCATGCGCCACTGCTTGAGCGTGCCGTCGGCCTCCACCGCCCACCAGGACGGGCTGTCGTACTGGCCCACTTGGGTATACCGCAAGGGCTTGCCAACCAGCCGCCACAGCCTCCAGTCGTTGCCCACCAGCCAGTCCAGATAGCGAATCGCCACGTGCTGGTCAAGGCCCATCTGGTCGCGCAGGAGTTCCACCTGCTCGGGCGTGGCGAACTGGCCCAGGATGTGCCGGGCCACGTCTCCAGGCGCCACCTCCGAGATGAGGAAGATGGCGACGGAAACCAGGAGCATCGTCAGAAGCATGAATCCGATTCGGCGCAGGATATACTTGGCCATGTTACTCCCTTGCTTATCTCGTTCCGGGTCGCCGCTTTGGACTGCCAAAGCGGACCCCTAGCCGTCCGACGGCCTTGCTTCAGCAGCCCGAGGCGTCAGGTTCGGCTCCCATGCCCGGCGTGCGAGCATGGGAGCCAAGTAACCCATCACGCGGACACAAATCCCCGCGTGCGATCCGCACTACGCCTCCGGGTCGTACCAGGCGTTGTACAGGATGTCGTAGTTGGTCGGGTGCGCGCCCACGTTCTTGAACTTCTTGTTCGCAATGTACCAAACATTGGTCCAGAACGCAATCCCGACCGAGCCGCGCTCCATCTGGATGTCTTCCAGTTTGCACATGATAGCGCGGCGCTTCTCCACATCCAGCGTCCGCTCGGCTTCCTTGAGCAGCGTCGTGAACTCCGGATCCACCCAGTAGGTCTCGTTCCACGGCACGGGCTTGCCGGTGTCGTCGGCGGTGTAGGCCAGCGCCAGCACCATGGTGCCCAGCGGACGGTGCGCCCAGATGGTGATGCCCAGCGGGACCTCGGTCCAGATGTCCCAGTACTGCGCCGAGGGCAAGATGTTGAGTTGGATGTCAAACCCGCCCGCGGCTGCCGATTCGCGCAGCGCCTGCGCCATGGCCGGCTCGGCGCGCGCCTGCTGGGTGGACAGTTCCACCGACAGTCCGTTGGGATAGCCGGCTTCGGCCAGCAACTTCTTGGCGCCCTCCGGGTCGTAGGGCGGGATGTCCTTCGGGCAGTACTCGGGGTGGATCGGCGCCACATGCGCGTCGTGGCCCAGCACGCCCTCGCCAAACCAGGCCAGGTCCAGCATCTTCTGGCGGTCAATGCACTTCTTGAGCGCGAGGCGCACGCGGTTGTCGTTCCACGGCTCCTTGTCCACGCGCATGCGGATGACGAAAGTCTGGGCAGTCGGTGTGGAGTAGACGGTTACCGTGGGCAAGTCCTTCACCGCCTGCCAGATTTCCGCGGACGGGTTGAAGATGTTGTCCACCTGCCCGCTCTGCATGGCCGCGATGCGGGCCGCATCGTCCTG encodes the following:
- a CDS encoding ABC transporter permease; protein product: MTVAADLDQTYSTRKRKWRRAWESASVIFRSRVAVVGLSIVFFWVLVAIFAPLLAPHSPFAQDSSAINQGPSALYPLGTDQLGRDILSRLIYGSRTILLLAPISVLCSVALGTLLGLIGGYYGGLIDEVVMRILDAIMAFPTILLYLIIISAIGPSALNVVLAITFVGAPGIARLVRSLTLDIRARDFVAAAKLRGDSDWRIMFVEILPNARGPLIIDAMLRVGYAIFAIGTLGFLGLGLPPPTPDWGGMINEARKYIWTNPLGVLWPAIAISSLVVGLNLFADGLREETTRYQ
- a CDS encoding ABC transporter permease; protein product: MAKYILRRIGFMLLTMLLVSVAIFLISEVAPGDVARHILGQFATPEQVELLRDQMGLDQHVAIRYLDWLVGNDWRLWRLVGKPLRYTQVGQYDSPSWWAVEADGTLKQWRMKKDTGLIEIRVAPDGTRDEVLFEDWQVAEDGSEIFWGVDTADHVVLWRKGEEAQKVGPASAGRTMTEASGVEYYPLRKGLLRGDPGISLRTNKPVGPTLVRRLRNSFVLAGIAFVIIMPIALLLGILAGLKEGRALDRTISIFSLVTTSVPEFASGVFLILLFAFWLKVLPGATVFVSDVAPYMQPKLLILPVLTLTLVEVGYVTRMTRASMIEVMNAPYIRTAFLKGLPYWRIVFKHAVRNALMAPITVIMLHVNWLIGGIVVVESVFGYPGLGMYMLDSALFKDINAIEAGAMVMVALAVGTQLIADIIYTFLNPRIRYT
- a CDS encoding ABC transporter substrate-binding protein, whose amino-acid sequence is MEIIKKDETQHEHPYIPELKELYKKGRITRREFLRNATLLGMSLASATAFLSACGTKATPTTAPTKPPAVQPTATPKPAGPKRGGTMTIATRVPRVDHPARLSWIEGVNQFRQVCEYLTYTDYDNITHPWLLEKWEADAEVKEWTLHIRKGIKFNNGQELTADDVIFNFQQWLDKDVGSSMLGLLSYLQPTGIEKVDDYTVKLHLDSPQIAVPEHLFHYPAMIVPRTFEGDITKQPIGTGPFLLEEFRETERAVFRRREDYWLMADDGKPYPYLDRLVYLDLGQDDAARIAAMQSGQVDNIFNPSAEIWQAVKDLPTVTVYSTPTAQTFVIRMRVDKEPWNDNRVRLALKKCIDRQKMLDLAWFGEGVLGHDAHVAPIHPEYCPKDIPPYDPEGAKKLLAEAGYPNGLSVELSTQQARAEPAMAQALRESAAAGGFDIQLNILPSAQYWDIWTEVPLGITIWAHRPLGTMVLALAYTADDTGKPVPWNETYWVDPEFTTLLKEAERTLDVEKRRAIMCKLEDIQMERGSVGIAFWTNVWYIANKKFKNVGAHPTNYDILYNAWYDPEA